The Vagococcus penaei genome includes the window GGACGACAGTCTCTTACCGTCGTATTCAAGTCTGTCGGAGTTTTTGAATAGGCCTCATCATTCCGCTTCACTTGAAAATTAACCTCGCTCTCCAAGTCAACATATCGGCAATTAAAAGTTCACTTGGTCTTGTCGCAGAGACGTGGCATTACTACATGAACAGGCTCTCCATTCTAATACACGATATTTTCAAAGACCAGTTCCTATTTTGGTCTGGATGGATCATATAGAACTGTATCTGACTGTTGTTTATTAGAAAAATCCCCGTTGCTCAACAGAAACAGATACTTTAAAAATGGGAATAACAGAGACAGTAGCATTTAAGTTAAATTATGCTTAATTTCAGCTGATGTTTTTTTCAAATTTAACTTAGTTTCACTGGTTTCTTCCATCAATGAAAAAGTATTTTATTGATGAACGGTTCTAGAAAGTGAATCCAGCCATTTTTCTTTACGTTCCGAAATATAAGGTAATTCAATAGTGTTTGTTGACAATATTTCTCCCTTTATTATTTAAAAATAACTCAAGAAAATACCCATTAGTATTTTTCACGCATACATAACTCCTTCTCCAATTACTTAATACTATCTTTATAGCATTTCTGCTCTAAGAAAGCGCAAACTAACTAAAACGTTATTTAATTGTAGCAAACAATCATTTTTTTTGCCTATTTTTTAATAATCATATTGATGGCTTGCTGAACTCTCTCAAGTTGGGCTTGCTCATCTTCTAAAGGATGCTCAAAGCACTGTGTCAGATTTTCTGCAACAACCATGCCCATAATTCGGTCAATACTCGACCGAACGGCACTTAACTGTGTCACAACATCCATACAGCCCTTTTCTTCTTCAATCATTTTTTGAATGCCTCGAACTTGACCTTCTGCACGTTTTAAACGATTAATTAATTGCTTATTGCATGGTTTTTGCTCCATCTTAACAGATTGCTCCTTTCCAACTCATCATTCCACCAGCGACGTTAATTGCTTTGTAACCTTGCATTGCTAGTAATTCGCCAGCCATTGCTGAGCGTCCCCCTGATTGACACACTAAATAATACGTTTCCTCTTTTGACAACTCACCCATCCGTTGCGTTAGCACACTAAGAGGTAAGTTAGGTACCTCTGGAATATGACCCATTTGATACTCATCGACTTCACGAACGTCAAGTGCTTGAACTTTTCCTTCAGTCATTAATTGTTGAAACTCTTCATTACTGATTGCTGCCATCTCTTACGATCTCCTCTGCTTTAACAACATGATATAAAGCAAATCCCCCATCTAAGTTTGTTACATTATATCCTAATTGTTTTAATAATCTTTCCCCAATATAGCTACGTTGTCCACTATGACAACTAATAATATAGGCTTGATTTTTATCTAATTCCGACGCACGTTGCCGTAAATCATTCAATGGAATATGGATTGCGTCCTTAAAGCGCCCTTGTTTTAATTCATCATCTGTTCGTACATCTAATAATACCGCTCCTTCGGCTAACTTTCCAGATAATTCATGCCATTGAATAGAATCACTGACACCTTCTATTAAGTTAATCGCAGCATAACCGCTCATATTCACTGGATCTTTAGCTGAACCGAATGGTGGGGCATACGTAAATTCTAGTTCTGGTAAGTCGAACATCGTTAGGTCACCTTTAGTCGCTGTCGCAATAATATCGATGCGCTTGTCGACGCCCTTTTCGCCCACACTTTGCGCACCATAGATCTTACCTGTTGTCGGATTGAAAATAACTTTTAAAACTAAT containing:
- a CDS encoding metal-sensitive transcriptional regulator, which encodes MEQKPCNKQLINRLKRAEGQVRGIQKMIEEEKGCMDVVTQLSAVRSSIDRIMGMVVAENLTQCFEHPLEDEQAQLERVQQAINMIIKK
- a CDS encoding rhodanese-like domain-containing protein, whose translation is MAAISNEEFQQLMTEGKVQALDVREVDEYQMGHIPEVPNLPLSVLTQRMGELSKEETYYLVCQSGGRSAMAGELLAMQGYKAINVAGGMMSWKGAIC